Proteins encoded in a region of the Armatimonadota bacterium genome:
- the gltA gene encoding glutamate synthase has protein sequence MHYHGLPEPDGLYHPAHEHDACGVGFVVNIKGKKSHAIVERGIQILENLVHRGASGSDPETGDGAGILIQIPHQFFLRQRDGHLPSEGYYGVGMVFLPRDERDRALCEAAIETVTKEEGQLFLGWREVPVDNTAIGTASRAVEPVIKQFFIGRAKEIPDQEAFERKLFVIRKVIENRVARLHLKQPEYFYICSLSSRTIVYKGLLLAHQISGFYLDLAEPDVVTALALVHQRFSTNTFPTWPLAHPYRMIAHNGEINTLRGNRNWMRAREAQLRSPLFGDDVKKLTPLVTETGSDSATLDNALELLVRGGRSLAHAMLMLIPEAWGNHQFMDEDRKAFYEYHACIMEPWDGPAAVAFTDGRQIGAMLDRNGLRPARYLVTKDDHVVMASETGVLDIPDENIRSKWRLQPGKIFLVDTEEGRIIDDEELKDRIVHQKPYKQWLIQNRIDLSRLPDPPHVYLPNHETILERQKVFGYTLEDLNMILAPMAIDGEEPVGSMGNDTPIAVLSQRPQLLYNYFKQLFAQVTNPPIDHIREEIVMSLADYIGKDGSLLEETPEHCRQLRIETPILTNVELEKLRHIEANNFSARTLSMLFDPDTGAAGMEVALTRLCKEASRAVAEGVSIIILSDRGVDRNHAPIPALLATSAVHHYLIREGTRTAVGLVVESGEPREVHHFALLIGYGASAVNPYLVFETLADMKREGMLPEEISYEQACKNFIKSINKGLLKTMSKMGISTLQSYRGAQIFEAIGLHEEVIEKYFTHTASRISGVKLDVIAEETLARHRFAYPPAPVPENLDLDPGGWYKWRRGGEFHQMNPDVIAKLQHAVRTGNYQTYKEYAELVNRQNEQLATLRGLFRFKKGNPIPIEEVEPVSEIVKRFATGAMSLGSISREAHETLAIAMNRLGGKSNTGEGGEDPERYIPLPNGDSKRSAIKQVASGRFGVTTHYLVNADELQIKMAQGAKPGEGGQLPGHKVSKYIAKVRHSTPGVTLISPPPHHDIYSIEDLAQLIFDLKNVNPYARISVKLVAEVGVGTVAAGVAKAHADHILISGFEGGTGASPLSSIKHAGIPWELGIAETQQVLVKNGLRGRVVLQTDGQLKTGRDVVIAALLGAEEFGFSSAALVALGCIMMRVCHLNTCPVGIATQDPILRERFAGKPEHVVNFFTFVAQEVREIMAELGFRTFDEMVGRVDMLETREAIDHWKAKGVDVSVLLQKPDVPPGTPLRCVEKQDHGLEKQIDIQLLELCKPALERGERVELSLPIRNCNRTVGTMLSGEIARRHGEEGLPDDTIRIHFKGSAGQSFGAFLHNGVTLILEGDANDYLGKGISGGRIIAYPPKECDFPAHENIIAGNTLLYGATGGEVFLSGVVGERFAVRNSGARAVVEGAGDHCCEYMTGGVVVVLGKTGRNFAAGMSGGIAFVWDIDGLFDKRVNYGGGSILLEPVEDPEDVSLLRDLVERHYRYTGSARAKEVLDRWSEVLPQFVKVISIEYKTVLEEMAREQSAEQMVMD, from the coding sequence ATGCATTATCACGGATTGCCAGAACCAGATGGCTTATACCATCCGGCGCATGAGCATGACGCCTGCGGCGTAGGCTTTGTGGTCAATATCAAAGGCAAGAAGTCGCACGCGATTGTAGAGCGGGGTATCCAGATTCTGGAGAATCTGGTGCACCGTGGCGCGTCGGGAAGCGACCCCGAAACGGGCGATGGCGCGGGCATCCTGATTCAGATACCGCACCAGTTCTTCCTGCGCCAGCGCGACGGCCATTTGCCCAGCGAAGGCTATTATGGGGTAGGCATGGTTTTCCTGCCCCGTGATGAGCGCGACCGCGCCCTGTGTGAAGCGGCGATAGAGACCGTTACCAAGGAGGAAGGACAGCTCTTTCTTGGCTGGCGCGAGGTTCCGGTGGACAACACCGCCATCGGCACCGCTTCGCGAGCAGTGGAGCCAGTCATTAAACAGTTCTTCATCGGGCGGGCGAAGGAGATACCCGACCAGGAGGCGTTCGAACGCAAACTGTTCGTTATCCGTAAGGTGATTGAAAACCGTGTGGCTCGTCTGCACCTTAAACAGCCGGAGTATTTCTATATCTGCAGTTTGTCGTCACGCACGATTGTGTACAAAGGGCTACTGCTGGCGCACCAGATAAGCGGGTTCTATCTGGACCTCGCCGAACCCGATGTGGTGACCGCACTCGCGTTGGTGCATCAGCGGTTCAGCACCAACACCTTCCCCACCTGGCCACTGGCGCATCCGTACCGCATGATCGCGCATAACGGCGAGATTAACACCCTGCGCGGCAACCGCAACTGGATGCGCGCTCGCGAGGCGCAACTGCGTTCGCCGCTGTTTGGCGATGATGTGAAGAAGCTCACCCCCCTGGTCACGGAGACGGGCAGCGACTCCGCTACGCTGGACAACGCGCTGGAGCTGTTGGTGCGTGGTGGGCGCAGCCTTGCCCATGCGATGCTGATGCTCATCCCCGAAGCGTGGGGCAACCATCAGTTCATGGACGAGGACCGCAAGGCGTTCTACGAATACCATGCCTGCATTATGGAGCCATGGGACGGTCCGGCGGCGGTGGCGTTCACCGATGGACGCCAGATTGGGGCGATGCTCGACCGCAACGGCTTGCGCCCTGCGCGTTATCTTGTAACAAAGGACGACCACGTGGTGATGGCATCCGAAACAGGCGTGCTGGACATTCCTGACGAGAACATCCGCTCCAAGTGGCGACTGCAGCCGGGCAAAATCTTTCTGGTGGACACAGAAGAGGGACGAATTATCGATGACGAGGAGCTGAAAGACCGTATCGTGCACCAGAAGCCGTACAAGCAGTGGCTCATCCAGAATCGTATCGACCTGAGCAGGCTACCTGACCCACCGCATGTGTACCTGCCCAATCACGAGACCATTCTGGAGCGCCAGAAGGTGTTTGGCTATACGTTGGAAGACCTGAACATGATTCTGGCGCCGATGGCGATTGACGGCGAGGAACCCGTCGGTTCGATGGGCAACGACACGCCTATCGCGGTGCTATCACAACGACCGCAGCTGCTGTATAACTACTTCAAGCAGCTCTTCGCGCAGGTGACCAACCCGCCGATTGACCACATCCGCGAAGAGATTGTGATGTCGCTAGCGGACTACATCGGCAAGGACGGCAGTCTGTTGGAGGAAACCCCGGAGCACTGCCGACAGCTGCGCATCGAGACGCCCATCTTGACCAACGTGGAGTTGGAAAAACTGCGCCACATCGAGGCAAACAACTTCAGCGCACGTACACTCTCGATGCTGTTTGACCCCGACACCGGCGCGGCAGGGATGGAGGTGGCTCTTACCCGCCTGTGCAAGGAGGCGAGCCGCGCCGTCGCCGAAGGCGTGAGCATCATCATCCTCTCCGATAGAGGTGTAGACCGCAACCACGCACCAATCCCCGCTCTGCTGGCAACCTCGGCAGTGCATCACTACCTGATTCGCGAAGGCACGCGCACGGCGGTCGGGTTGGTGGTGGAATCGGGCGAGCCGCGCGAGGTGCATCACTTCGCCCTGCTTATTGGCTACGGCGCGAGCGCGGTGAACCCCTACCTGGTGTTCGAAACGCTGGCGGACATGAAGCGCGAGGGCATGTTGCCTGAAGAGATCAGCTATGAGCAAGCCTGCAAGAACTTCATCAAGTCCATCAACAAGGGCTTGCTCAAAACGATGTCCAAAATGGGCATCTCTACCCTGCAGAGCTATCGCGGTGCGCAGATTTTTGAAGCGATCGGTCTGCATGAAGAGGTTATCGAGAAGTACTTCACCCACACCGCCTCGCGCATCAGCGGCGTGAAGCTGGACGTGATTGCGGAGGAGACTCTGGCACGACACCGCTTCGCCTATCCGCCTGCGCCAGTGCCGGAGAACCTGGATTTGGACCCCGGGGGCTGGTACAAGTGGCGACGTGGAGGCGAGTTCCACCAGATGAACCCCGATGTGATTGCCAAGCTGCAACACGCGGTGCGCACCGGTAACTATCAGACATACAAAGAGTACGCCGAGCTGGTGAACAGGCAGAACGAGCAGCTTGCCACCCTGCGCGGACTGTTCAGGTTCAAGAAGGGCAACCCCATCCCCATTGAGGAAGTGGAACCGGTGAGCGAGATTGTGAAGCGGTTCGCGACGGGAGCGATGTCGCTCGGCTCTATCAGCAGAGAGGCGCACGAGACGTTGGCTATCGCCATGAACCGCCTCGGCGGCAAGAGCAATACAGGTGAGGGCGGCGAAGACCCCGAACGCTACATCCCTCTGCCCAACGGCGACAGCAAGCGCAGCGCAATCAAGCAGGTGGCTTCGGGACGGTTCGGCGTCACCACGCACTATCTGGTCAACGCCGACGAACTGCAGATTAAGATGGCTCAGGGCGCCAAGCCAGGCGAAGGTGGTCAGCTGCCCGGTCACAAGGTGAGTAAGTACATCGCCAAGGTGCGCCACTCCACGCCGGGAGTGACGCTCATCTCGCCGCCGCCACACCACGATATCTACTCTATTGAGGACCTAGCGCAGCTCATCTTCGACCTGAAGAACGTCAATCCGTACGCCCGTATCTCGGTGAAGCTGGTGGCGGAGGTAGGTGTGGGCACTGTCGCAGCGGGCGTCGCCAAAGCGCATGCCGACCATATCCTCATCAGCGGCTTCGAAGGGGGCACAGGGGCGTCGCCGCTGTCTTCCATCAAGCACGCGGGCATCCCGTGGGAACTGGGCATCGCGGAGACGCAGCAGGTGCTGGTGAAGAACGGACTGCGTGGGCGCGTGGTGTTGCAAACCGATGGACAGCTGAAGACCGGACGCGATGTGGTGATTGCCGCCCTGCTTGGCGCGGAGGAGTTCGGCTTCTCCAGCGCGGCGTTGGTGGCGTTGGGGTGCATCATGATGCGCGTGTGCCACCTGAACACCTGTCCGGTGGGTATCGCCACGCAAGACCCCATCCTGCGCGAGCGGTTCGCGGGCAAGCCCGAACACGTGGTGAACTTCTTCACCTTCGTCGCCCAGGAAGTGCGTGAAATCATGGCGGAGCTGGGCTTCCGCACCTTCGACGAGATGGTCGGTCGTGTGGACATGCTGGAGACGCGCGAAGCGATTGACCACTGGAAGGCGAAGGGCGTGGACGTGAGCGTGTTGCTACAGAAGCCGGATGTGCCGCCGGGTACGCCTCTGCGTTGCGTGGAGAAGCAGGATCACGGACTGGAGAAGCAGATAGACATCCAGTTGCTGGAGCTGTGCAAGCCTGCGCTGGAACGCGGTGAACGAGTGGAGCTGAGCCTGCCTATCCGCAACTGCAACCGCACGGTGGGTACGATGCTCAGCGGCGAGATCGCCCGCCGCCACGGGGAAGAAGGTCTGCCCGACGACACCATCCGCATCCACTTCAAGGGTTCCGCCGGACAGAGCTTCGGTGCGTTCCTGCACAACGGCGTCACGCTGATCCTGGAAGGCGATGCCAACGACTACCTGGGCAAGGGCATCTCCGGCGGTCGTATCATCGCCTATCCCCCGAAGGAGTGCGACTTCCCTGCACACGAGAACATCATCGCGGGCAACACGCTGCTGTACGGCGCGACGGGTGGCGAGGTGTTCCTGAGTGGCGTCGTCGGCGAACGGTTCGCAGTGCGCAACAGCGGCGCGCGGGCGGTGGTGGAAGGTGCAGGCGACCATTGCTGCGAGTACATGACCGGCGGCGTCGTGGTGGTGCTGGGCAAGACCGGACGCAACTTCGCCGCGGGCATGAGCGGCGGCATTGCCTTCGTGTGGGACATCGACGGGCTGTTCGACAAGCGAGTTAATTATGGCGGAGGCTCTATCCTACTGGAACCGGTGGAAGACCCTGAGGACGTTTCGCTGCTGCGCGACCTGGTGGAGCGACACTATCGCTATACAGGCAGCGCTCGCGCCAAAGAGGTGCTGGACCGCTGGAGCGAGGTGCTGCCGCAGTTCGTAAAGGTCATCTCGATAGAGTACAAAACCGTGCTGGAGGAAATGGCACGAGAGCAATCCGCTGAACAGATGGTCATGGATTGA